A genomic region of Apteryx mantelli isolate bAptMan1 chromosome 12, bAptMan1.hap1, whole genome shotgun sequence contains the following coding sequences:
- the OGG1 gene encoding N-glycosylase/DNA lyase, whose product MKLRAAPSACPALWRSLPCPRAELRLDLVLSSGQTFRWRESSPGCWTGVLAGRVWTLTQAGEQLWYTVYGEDEEAEAGRPAVLAPKRHRREQPPALGRSPESPRAEDGGTKPPTPPGAETDGILRDYFQLDVGLPALYRAWGAADPHFQSVAADFPGVRVLRQDPVECLLSFICTSNNHISRITAMIERLCRAFGRRLCRLDSQPFHAFPAPQALAGADAEDRLRALGFGYRAKFVSQSARAIVERLGAEGLRRLRAVPYAEARKVLCSLPGVGAKVADCVCLMALDKAEAVPVDTHVWQIARQHYGTALGAGARSLTPRVHEEIGDFFRGLWGPYAGWAQAVLFCADLRKGREPASTGGRPKRGRGRDRDRGKDKASPS is encoded by the exons ATGAAGCTGCGGGCTGCCCCGTCCGCCTGCCCGGCGCTGTGGcgctccctgccctgcccgcgtGCCGAGCTGCGCCTGGACCTGGTGCTGTCGAGCGGCCAGACCTTCCG GTGGCGGGAGAGCAGCCCCGGGTGCTGGACGGGCGTCCTGGCCGGGCGCGTGTGGACGCTGACGCAGGCCGGCGAGCAGCTGTGGTACACGGTGTACGGTGAGGACGAGGAGGCTGAGGCTGGGCGTCCTGCCGTGCTGGCACCCAAGCGGCACCGCCGGGAGCAGCCGCCTGCCTTGGGGCGCAGCCCGGAGAGCCCACGCGCCGAGGACGGCGGCACCAAGCCCCCCACGCCACCCGGCGCCGAGACGGACGGCATCCTCCGCGACTACTTCCAGCTGGACGTGGGGCTGCCTGCGCTCTACCGGGCCTGGGGGGCGGCCGACCCCCACTTCCAGAGCGTGGCCGCCGACTTCCCAG GGGTGCGGGTGCTGCGGCAGGACCCCGTCGAGTGCCTCCTCTCCTTCATCTGCACCTCCAACAACCACATCTCCCGCATCACGGCCATGATCGAGCGCCTCTGCCGGGCCTTCGGGCGCCGCCTCTGCCGGCTGGACTCGCAGCCCTTCCACGCCTTCCCCGCGCCGCAGGCGCTCGCAG GAGCCGACGCTGAGGACCGGCTCAGGGCCCTGGGCTTTGGGTACCGGGCGAAGTTTGTGAGCCAGAGCGCACGGGCCATTGTGGAGAGGCTCGGCGCCGAGGGGCTGCGCCGGCTGCGCGCCGTGCCCTACGCTGAGGCCCGGAAGGTGCTGTGCTCCCTGCCCGGCGTGGGCGCCAAG GTGGCCGACTGCGTGTGCCTGATGGCCCTGGACAAGGCGGAGGCGGTGCCCGTGGACACGCACGTGTGGCAGATCGCCCGGCAGCACTACGGCACGGCGCTGGGCGCGGGCGCCAGGAGCTTGACCCCGCGGGTGCACGAGGAGATCG GCGACTTCTTccgggggctgtggggcccctaCGCCGGCTGGGCGCAGGCG GTTCTCTTCTGCGCCGACCTCCGCAAGGGCCGGGAGCCGGCGAGCACCGGTGGCCGGCCCaagcggggccgaggccgggacaGGGACAGGGGCAAGGACAAGGCCAGCCCCTCCTAG